Proteins encoded within one genomic window of Bradyrhizobium sp. 186:
- a CDS encoding branched-chain amino acid ABC transporter permease — protein sequence MSSDASTLTMRTLAVLVIATAILCGLLLPRFLSVYYLQIADVTLINILLVLGLNFILGFGGQMSLAQCAFFGIGAYAFTLFQAAGMPVPIAAIGAIALSAAVGMALGWPTLRLKGHYLALCTLAFALIVERLLVNWEGLTNGANGITAIPGIGLAGENDKMLWVLLAVVACAYLLQVWIANGPLGLRIRALRDDPLAAQAVGVDVSRLKIMLFVISAAYGGLAGICYVLLRGYISPDVFSWQSTFSYLAMAVVGGLGSPLGAVLGAILYTFVPELLRFMQEYYFAVFGVMVILVITFFPAGLSGMVLSVIRSLRRRENPFARSDVTHHERAA from the coding sequence ATGTCGTCCGACGCCAGCACATTGACGATGCGCACGCTCGCCGTCCTGGTGATCGCAACCGCTATCCTCTGCGGCTTGCTGCTGCCGCGCTTCCTGTCGGTGTACTATCTCCAGATCGCCGACGTGACCCTGATCAACATCCTGCTGGTGCTCGGGCTCAACTTCATTCTCGGCTTCGGCGGACAGATGTCGCTGGCGCAATGCGCGTTCTTCGGCATCGGCGCTTACGCCTTCACGTTGTTCCAGGCCGCCGGAATGCCGGTGCCGATTGCGGCGATCGGCGCGATCGCGCTCTCCGCCGCGGTGGGGATGGCGCTGGGTTGGCCGACCTTGCGCCTGAAGGGCCACTATCTCGCGCTGTGCACGCTCGCCTTCGCGCTGATCGTCGAACGGTTGCTGGTGAACTGGGAAGGCCTCACCAACGGCGCCAACGGCATCACCGCGATCCCGGGCATCGGGCTTGCCGGCGAGAACGACAAGATGCTGTGGGTGCTGCTGGCGGTCGTCGCCTGCGCCTATCTGCTCCAGGTCTGGATCGCCAACGGTCCGCTGGGCCTGCGCATCCGCGCGCTGCGCGACGATCCGCTCGCCGCACAAGCCGTCGGCGTCGACGTCTCGCGGCTGAAGATCATGCTGTTCGTGATCTCGGCGGCCTATGGCGGGCTCGCCGGCATCTGCTATGTGCTGCTGCGCGGCTATATCAGCCCCGACGTCTTCTCCTGGCAGTCGACCTTCTCCTACCTCGCCATGGCCGTGGTCGGCGGCCTCGGCAGCCCGCTCGGTGCCGTGCTCGGTGCGATCCTCTACACCTTCGTGCCGGAGCTCCTGCGCTTCATGCAGGAATATTACTTCGCCGTGTTCGGCGTGATGGTGATCCTCGTCATCACCTTCTTCCCCGCAGGCCTCTCCGGGATGGTCCTCTCTGTCATCCGCAGCCTGCGCCGGCGCGAGAATCCCTTTGCTCGATCGGACGTGACGCATCATGAACGCGCTGCTTGA
- a CDS encoding branched-chain amino acid ABC transporter permease encodes MLQTFIQIVLVGLAVGAAYALVALGYTLIWNAVSLVNFAQGDLVMLGAFVSVGWLANRLGMPLWLNLVTMLVILGLFGTGLAWGIYHPLRNAPQLSAIVATLGLSMALQNIAVIIWGPQPLNFAGPLGTTSVHLFGSTIYAQYLVILAALAAMMAIQHGLFQYTALGRAMRATAQDAEAARLMGIPTARIIAFIFAYATMLAALAGWLIAPLSYVSSDMGVNLSLRAFAATILGGFGSIPGALVGGLAFGVIESAGSFYISSEYIDVIAFGVLIAVLMFRPQGIFGELELERP; translated from the coding sequence ATGTTGCAGACTTTCATTCAAATCGTGCTGGTGGGTTTGGCGGTCGGCGCGGCCTATGCGCTGGTGGCGCTCGGCTACACGCTGATCTGGAACGCGGTCTCCCTGGTCAATTTCGCCCAGGGCGATCTCGTGATGCTCGGCGCCTTCGTCTCGGTCGGCTGGCTTGCCAACCGGCTCGGCATGCCGCTGTGGCTCAACCTCGTGACCATGCTGGTGATCCTCGGCCTCTTCGGCACCGGGCTGGCCTGGGGCATCTATCATCCCTTGCGCAACGCACCGCAATTGTCGGCGATCGTCGCAACGCTCGGCCTGTCGATGGCATTGCAGAACATCGCCGTGATCATCTGGGGGCCGCAGCCGCTCAATTTCGCAGGGCCCCTCGGCACGACCTCGGTGCATTTGTTCGGCTCGACGATCTACGCGCAATATCTCGTCATCCTGGCGGCGCTTGCGGCGATGATGGCAATCCAGCATGGGCTGTTCCAGTACACCGCGCTCGGCCGCGCGATGCGCGCTACCGCGCAGGACGCTGAAGCCGCGCGGCTGATGGGTATTCCGACCGCGCGCATCATCGCCTTCATCTTCGCCTATGCCACGATGCTCGCGGCGCTGGCGGGCTGGCTGATCGCGCCGCTCTCCTATGTCTCGTCCGACATGGGCGTCAACCTCTCGCTCCGCGCCTTCGCCGCGACCATTCTCGGCGGCTTCGGCTCGATCCCCGGCGCGCTCGTCGGCGGACTGGCTTTCGGCGTGATCGAGTCGGCCGGATCATTCTACATCTCCTCGGAATATATCGACGTCATCGCGTTCGGCGTGCTGATCGCGGTGCTGATGTTCCGCCCGCAGGGCATCTTTGGCGAACTCGAACTGGAGCGTCCCTGA
- a CDS encoding ABC transporter substrate-binding protein — protein MVSPVHVSRRSLIKAIALAPLATPAILGRAYAAEPIRIGISGPMTGQFAQNGQWMKNGVAIAVKQVNDKGGIKGRLIELRIADDLGPNPTAAANAVTKLATQDEVVALVGPHYTPGILPNVPLLGKYKIPALTGATGPVVTQQGSPWVFRVRLNDAIGADLLVKYVTEDLQWKKIGLGYVNTAFGQSGIAVVKASLAKRNVEPVLVQAHTDATKDFTSQILAFQQANVDGIIVWTDDQPAGLIAKQSKTLGVKFGIAGNTAFSQPIFLGLAGKGADGCMAIGEFVKDNPDERVQNWKKLYAAAYPGDEPELYATVYHDAAKLIIAAMERAETISGEAIQQALTGVRDFQGIVTRYGWTDNGDMTHSGIITRVAGGKPEIVKVITS, from the coding sequence ATGGTCTCTCCCGTGCACGTCTCTCGACGCAGTTTGATCAAGGCGATCGCGCTTGCGCCGCTTGCTACGCCAGCCATTCTCGGCCGCGCGTATGCCGCCGAGCCCATCCGGATCGGCATCTCCGGCCCGATGACGGGCCAGTTCGCCCAGAACGGCCAATGGATGAAGAACGGTGTCGCCATCGCGGTGAAGCAGGTCAACGACAAGGGCGGCATCAAGGGCCGCTTGATCGAGCTGCGGATCGCCGACGACCTCGGCCCGAACCCGACCGCAGCGGCGAATGCCGTCACCAAGCTCGCGACGCAGGACGAGGTGGTGGCGCTGGTCGGGCCGCACTACACGCCCGGCATTCTGCCGAATGTGCCACTACTGGGAAAATACAAGATCCCGGCCCTGACTGGCGCGACCGGTCCGGTCGTCACCCAGCAGGGCAGCCCCTGGGTGTTTCGCGTGCGCCTCAACGATGCGATCGGCGCCGATCTGCTGGTCAAATACGTCACCGAAGATCTGCAATGGAAGAAGATCGGGCTCGGCTACGTCAATACCGCGTTCGGTCAGTCCGGCATCGCCGTGGTGAAGGCGTCGCTCGCCAAGCGCAATGTCGAGCCGGTGCTGGTGCAGGCTCATACCGATGCGACCAAGGATTTCACGTCGCAGATCCTCGCCTTCCAGCAAGCCAATGTCGACGGCATCATCGTCTGGACCGACGACCAGCCGGCCGGGCTGATCGCCAAGCAGAGCAAGACGCTCGGCGTCAAATTCGGCATCGCCGGCAACACCGCATTCTCGCAGCCGATCTTCCTCGGTCTCGCCGGTAAAGGCGCCGACGGCTGCATGGCGATCGGCGAGTTCGTCAAGGACAATCCCGACGAGCGCGTGCAGAACTGGAAAAAGCTCTATGCCGCCGCCTATCCGGGCGACGAGCCGGAGCTCTACGCCACCGTCTACCACGATGCGGCAAAGCTGATCATCGCGGCGATGGAGCGCGCCGAGACCATCTCGGGTGAAGCGATCCAGCAGGCGCTCACGGGAGTCCGTGACTTCCAGGGCATCGTCACCCGCTACGGCTGGACCGACAACGGCGACATGACCCATTCCGGCATCATCACCAGGGTCGCCGGCGGCAAGCCGGAGATCGTCAAGGTCATCACCAGCTGA
- a CDS encoding MFS transporter: MSEMVGSIRSGRVADQAAVSIKERESSDIRKVAVASAIGNMIEYYDFTLYATATALVFNKIFFPSTDPLVGSLLAFATFFVGYCARPLGGVLFGHFGDRVGRKTALLLTILIMGLGTFLIGFMPTYEQVGVLAPICLIGLRLLQGIGIGGEYGGGMTMTVEHAPADRRGFFSSLVHVGVPAGFLIPIALLGLLSTSMSETDFLAWGWRIPFLFSIVLVGIGIFIRFRISETPAFKRVLNEEGAASVPVVEAVRNHTGNILFGIGAKIAESGLFNIYAVFAITYCKTKLGLPSQTILNGVLVGCALECLTLPFFGALSDRIGRRAVYVGGMLFQVALALVFFQMLNTGHTGMIWLAIAFGLALGHGSVYGAQGAYFSELFPARIRYSGLSLVQQLGPILGGGLSPLIATALLAAYGSPSWVAGYMAAMALFSAGCTFGLRPLRAGG; this comes from the coding sequence ATGAGCGAAATGGTTGGGTCGATCAGGTCCGGCAGGGTTGCGGATCAGGCAGCCGTCTCGATCAAGGAACGGGAGTCGAGCGACATCCGCAAGGTTGCGGTGGCGAGCGCCATCGGCAACATGATCGAGTATTACGACTTCACGCTCTACGCGACCGCGACCGCGCTCGTATTCAACAAGATCTTCTTCCCGAGCACCGATCCCCTGGTCGGCTCGCTGCTCGCTTTCGCCACCTTCTTCGTCGGCTATTGCGCGCGCCCGCTCGGCGGCGTGCTGTTCGGACATTTCGGCGATCGCGTCGGTCGCAAGACCGCGCTGCTTCTCACCATCCTGATCATGGGTTTGGGCACGTTCCTGATCGGCTTCATGCCGACCTATGAGCAGGTCGGCGTCCTCGCTCCGATCTGCCTGATCGGACTGCGCCTGCTTCAGGGCATCGGCATCGGCGGCGAGTACGGTGGCGGCATGACGATGACCGTCGAGCACGCGCCCGCCGACCGCCGCGGCTTCTTCTCCTCGCTCGTCCATGTCGGCGTGCCCGCCGGCTTCCTGATTCCGATCGCGCTGCTCGGACTCCTGTCGACCTCGATGAGCGAAACCGACTTCCTGGCCTGGGGCTGGCGGATTCCGTTCCTGTTCTCGATCGTGCTCGTTGGCATCGGAATCTTCATCCGCTTCCGCATCTCCGAGACGCCCGCGTTCAAGCGCGTGCTGAACGAGGAGGGCGCCGCCAGCGTGCCGGTGGTCGAGGCGGTGCGCAACCATACGGGCAACATCCTGTTCGGCATCGGCGCCAAGATCGCCGAGAGCGGGCTGTTCAACATCTACGCCGTGTTCGCGATCACCTATTGCAAGACCAAGCTCGGTCTCCCCAGCCAGACCATCCTCAACGGTGTTCTCGTCGGCTGTGCGCTCGAATGCCTGACGTTGCCCTTCTTCGGCGCGCTGTCGGACCGGATCGGACGGCGCGCGGTCTATGTCGGCGGCATGCTGTTCCAGGTCGCGCTCGCGCTCGTGTTCTTCCAGATGTTGAACACCGGGCACACCGGAATGATCTGGCTCGCGATCGCGTTTGGTCTCGCGCTCGGCCATGGCTCGGTCTACGGCGCGCAAGGAGCCTATTTCTCGGAGCTGTTCCCGGCACGCATCCGCTACAGCGGCCTGTCGCTGGTGCAGCAGCTCGGTCCGATTCTGGGCGGCGGTCTGTCGCCGCTGATCGCGACCGCGCTCCTTGCCGCATACGGCTCGCCCTCCTGGGTCGCCGGCTACATGGCCGCGATGGCGTTGTTCTCGGCCGGCTGCACCTTCGGTCTCCGCCCGCTTCGCGCGGGCGGCTGA
- a CDS encoding dihydrodipicolinate synthase family protein, with protein sequence MSAKITGIIPPLTTPFDQNGDIDEKAFRRQVKFLLEKGVHGVCVGGSTGEGHTLTTDEFRRLIEACAEELNGKVPLVAGIIANSTREAIARARAIESVDVAALQITPVHYLFKPDEEATLGHFKTLSESVKQPVIIYNVVPWNYLSPALLVRIMNEQPGVIGVKQSAGDLKLMADLLLDVPAGKVVLTAVDALLYPSFALGAHGTIAANPAAVPGACVALWNAVQRGDHATALEIHKRLLRFWNTIVGDNLPACVKHALTLQGCASGLPRQPMPVPTSRQKEAIATALRHLLEVEGGERLVAAE encoded by the coding sequence ATGTCAGCAAAAATCACCGGGATCATTCCGCCCCTCACCACACCGTTCGACCAGAACGGCGACATCGACGAGAAGGCTTTCCGACGCCAGGTGAAATTCCTGCTCGAGAAGGGCGTGCATGGCGTCTGCGTCGGCGGCAGCACCGGCGAGGGCCATACGCTCACGACCGACGAGTTTCGACGTTTGATCGAGGCCTGCGCGGAGGAGCTGAACGGCAAGGTGCCGCTTGTTGCGGGCATCATCGCCAACTCGACCCGCGAAGCGATTGCCCGCGCCCGCGCCATCGAGTCGGTCGATGTCGCCGCGCTGCAGATCACGCCGGTGCACTATCTCTTCAAGCCGGACGAGGAGGCGACATTGGGCCACTTCAAGACGCTGTCCGAGTCGGTCAAGCAGCCGGTCATCATTTACAACGTCGTGCCCTGGAACTACCTCAGTCCTGCACTGCTCGTGCGCATCATGAACGAGCAGCCGGGTGTGATCGGAGTCAAGCAGAGTGCCGGCGACCTCAAGCTGATGGCCGATTTGTTGCTCGACGTGCCGGCAGGCAAGGTCGTCCTGACCGCGGTCGATGCGCTGCTGTATCCGTCCTTCGCGCTTGGCGCGCACGGGACGATCGCGGCGAACCCGGCCGCAGTCCCCGGCGCCTGCGTGGCACTGTGGAATGCGGTGCAGCGCGGCGACCACGCCACGGCGCTGGAAATCCACAAGCGCCTGTTGCGGTTCTGGAACACGATCGTCGGCGACAATCTCCCGGCCTGCGTGAAGCATGCGCTCACCTTGCAGGGATGCGCGAGCGGCCTTCCGCGCCAGCCGATGCCGGTTCCCACCAGCCGCCAGAAAGAGGCGATTGCCACGGCTCTCCGTCACCTCCTCGAGGTCGAGGGTGGCGAGAGGCTGGTCGCGGCTGAGTAA
- a CDS encoding IclR family transcriptional regulator, whose translation MTSVDSSRQSVKSLFKMLEVLEAFSSTDPELSVVEIARRTGLPRTTVHRIVDSLRSVGFLEQEASRDRYRLGLKLFELGGSALMNLPLYREAPPFVDTLAKLSGEDVHLCIFDGAQMVFVNRRSHISGRPHNTVITMEASPCHSTGVGKAALAFQSEAVIDRVIRSGLPRFTPNTIVEPKRLKAELAAIRARGYSVDDCEHEPELRCVGAPIRNGAGRVFAAISASGPSRRVTLERVPELARAVMTHAELLSIRLGYPPDEQTRSADPMPESGAAGSSGRRESDRARTPFSRKTPQRNRNELGETTVNKTGRKHVPQPEKSTT comes from the coding sequence ATGACTAGCGTCGACAGCAGTCGACAGAGCGTTAAGTCGCTCTTCAAGATGCTCGAGGTTCTGGAGGCATTTTCCTCGACGGACCCCGAGCTGAGCGTGGTTGAGATCGCGCGGCGCACCGGCCTGCCGCGCACCACCGTGCATCGTATCGTCGACAGCCTGCGCAGCGTCGGCTTCCTGGAGCAGGAGGCGAGCCGCGATCGCTACCGTCTCGGATTGAAGCTGTTCGAGCTCGGCGGGAGCGCGCTGATGAATTTGCCCCTCTATCGGGAGGCGCCGCCCTTCGTCGATACGCTCGCCAAGCTTAGTGGCGAGGACGTCCATCTCTGCATCTTCGACGGTGCGCAGATGGTCTTCGTCAATCGCCGCAGTCACATCTCGGGGCGCCCGCATAATACCGTGATCACTATGGAAGCTTCGCCCTGTCACTCAACCGGAGTGGGAAAGGCTGCTCTTGCCTTCCAGAGCGAGGCCGTGATCGACCGTGTTATACGCAGCGGCCTGCCGCGCTTCACGCCTAACACGATTGTCGAGCCGAAGCGGCTGAAGGCTGAACTCGCTGCGATCAGGGCCCGCGGTTACTCGGTGGACGATTGCGAGCACGAGCCGGAGCTGCGCTGCGTCGGCGCTCCGATCCGCAACGGCGCAGGCCGCGTCTTCGCGGCGATCAGCGCGAGCGGCCCGAGCCGGCGCGTTACGCTCGAGCGGGTGCCGGAGCTCGCCCGGGCGGTGATGACCCACGCCGAGCTCCTGTCGATCCGCTTGGGCTATCCGCCTGACGAACAGACCCGATCCGCGGATCCGATGCCTGAGAGCGGGGCGGCCGGCAGCTCCGGTCGTCGAGAGTCCGATCGCGCACGAACGCCGTTCTCCAGGAAAACACCGCAACGAAATCGCAACGAATTGGGTGAAACGACCGTGAACAAAACGGGGCGGAAACACGTGCCACAGCCAGAAAAATCAACAACTTAG
- a CDS encoding M48 family metalloprotease, which translates to MMIAFWTGQFLPGLDYFTTPFVAQFQPGLYSVGNGVYGLAILSALTTVFFIYHSRRQRIVFGAYQELGMHSRARDAIQDLSDRADVKIDLLLHDRDIHNTDAVAFGFRGSRTILMGQGVLLLGLRRPSNFMARIAHELAHFKNGDVKYAFISRSLLQANLVLMGIVILWLLIRPARVVLMQYDLFTSPMGVPGATLKLFLSMHGLRWARYWSDQTIGALVITLPVFAFWTLLLFLEYRSLLRTREILADARAARWVGEDALMEALSGGKPPPAPSLRDRLYEMLSAHPLVSRRMNATLRPEEVLDPSFLRFLFLGYVFCLANYLISNVADVMAILSPVYRDLVKQGDGMRAALSVLLFEQPIASIIYLVVIFAFSTSYMIIVATLLRSGLTQKIAGRPHWKWFLTTVIQISLVAVGNVAGDAFHPYGQTAQLQLASNVMLGQSVGKLFFNPINVQDILNQAQMCGILFGTATLFWLEAGFVLRGSRSKAHQSLAMGYSDGLHVPVCFSARGNTLVSS; encoded by the coding sequence ATGATGATCGCTTTCTGGACCGGCCAGTTCTTGCCGGGCCTCGATTACTTCACGACCCCTTTTGTCGCTCAATTTCAGCCTGGTCTATATTCCGTAGGTAACGGCGTTTACGGCCTCGCTATTCTGAGCGCTCTTACGACCGTTTTCTTCATCTACCATTCGCGCAGACAACGAATTGTCTTCGGAGCTTACCAAGAACTTGGCATGCACAGTCGAGCTCGCGATGCCATCCAGGACTTGTCCGACCGAGCCGACGTAAAGATCGATCTCCTACTTCACGACAGAGACATTCACAATACTGACGCGGTCGCATTTGGCTTTCGCGGATCGCGAACTATCCTGATGGGACAGGGCGTGCTGCTATTAGGTCTGCGACGGCCATCCAACTTTATGGCGCGGATTGCTCACGAGCTTGCGCACTTCAAGAACGGGGACGTCAAGTACGCCTTTATTTCACGCTCCTTGCTTCAAGCCAATCTTGTGCTGATGGGGATCGTCATCCTTTGGCTTTTGATCCGCCCCGCCCGAGTCGTGTTGATGCAATACGACCTGTTCACGTCGCCAATGGGCGTGCCGGGGGCGACACTCAAGCTGTTCCTTAGCATGCACGGCCTGAGGTGGGCTCGTTACTGGAGTGATCAGACGATCGGTGCGCTCGTCATAACCCTCCCAGTCTTTGCTTTTTGGACTCTCTTGTTGTTTTTGGAGTATCGGTCGCTTCTTCGTACCCGCGAAATCCTGGCGGACGCGCGAGCTGCGCGATGGGTGGGTGAGGATGCCTTGATGGAAGCCCTCAGCGGCGGAAAACCGCCGCCAGCACCTTCATTACGGGATCGCTTATACGAGATGCTCAGCGCTCATCCATTGGTGTCACGACGCATGAACGCGACGCTACGCCCTGAGGAGGTGCTTGACCCGAGCTTTCTGCGCTTTCTGTTTCTCGGATATGTCTTCTGCCTGGCTAACTACCTGATCTCAAACGTCGCCGACGTCATGGCGATTCTAAGTCCTGTCTATAGAGATCTGGTAAAGCAGGGCGATGGCATGCGCGCGGCGCTGTCGGTCCTATTGTTCGAGCAGCCGATTGCATCGATCATCTATCTGGTCGTGATTTTCGCTTTTTCGACGAGCTACATGATTATCGTTGCGACCCTGCTGAGGTCAGGTCTGACCCAGAAGATTGCGGGCCGCCCCCATTGGAAATGGTTCCTGACCACCGTTATTCAAATTTCTCTTGTAGCGGTGGGCAACGTTGCGGGCGACGCGTTCCATCCGTACGGCCAGACGGCCCAGTTGCAATTGGCAAGCAACGTTATGCTCGGCCAATCTGTCGGCAAACTGTTCTTCAATCCCATCAATGTGCAAGACATCCTGAATCAGGCTCAGATGTGCGGTATACTTTTTGGAACTGCGACACTATTCTGGTTGGAGGCAGGCTTCGTTCTGAGAGGTTCGCGCTCGAAGGCCCATCAAAGCCTGGCAATGGGGTACTCTGATGGTCTTCACGTTCCTGTCTGTTTTTCAGCCCGCGGCAATACTTTGGTCAGTTCGTAA